A window of Palaemon carinicauda isolate YSFRI2023 chromosome 27, ASM3689809v2, whole genome shotgun sequence contains these coding sequences:
- the LOC137621002 gene encoding uncharacterized protein gives MVTDLEVKEQRRALLFRIPAENSAANSFAPSLRALSIQNIILRQYRPEEAGWYRPGAENERQYRSGAVSERRSHPGVVNERRYRHGLVNERRYRRGVVNERRYRPGVENEGRYRPGVVNERRYRPGVVNERRYRPGIVNGRRYRPGIKNERQYRPGIKNEKPYRPGIEKKYHLAKAHIPHPGAEREKFS, from the exons atggtaacagaccttgaagtaaaagagcaaagaAGGGCTCTTCtctttaggatcccagctgagaacagcgcagccaactcattcgccccatctctgagggccttgtccatacagaacataatactg aggcagtatcgtcccgaagaggcaggctggtatcgtcctggcgccgagaacgagaggcagtatcgttctGGCGCCGTGAGCGAGAGGCGGTCTcatcctggcgtcgtgaacgagaggcggtatcgtcatggcctcgtgaacgagaggcggtatcgtcgtggcgtcgtgaacgagaggcgttATCGTCCAGGTGTCGAGAACGaggggcggtatcgtcctggcgtcgtgaacgagaggcggtatcgtcctggcgtagtgaacgagaggcggtatcgtcctggtatcgtcaacgggaggcggtatcgtcctggcatcaagaacgagaggcagtatcgtcccggtATCAAaaacgagaaaccgtatcgtcctggtatcgagaagaagtatcaCCTTGCGAAAGcgcacattcctcatcctggcgcagagagggagaagttttcttaa